A genomic stretch from Microbacterium proteolyticum includes:
- a CDS encoding DMT family transporter yields the protein MLPALAVLAAALCFSTTGTAQALAGVDASPLAVGAARIVVGGGILGLLALARQTRAPARTTTSASPAVLVAVGAIGVLAYQPLFFLGTRENGVAIGTVVALGSAPIATGIVDAVRLRRAPSTRWMLATAIALTGVVLVSGVTGGSIALGPGGLLASAGAGMSYALYTVCGKALIERGWDSTRVMGTVFGVAAVASVPVLVIAGSSWLFTPNGLGLALWLGLVTTTVAYLLFGWGLARLTAVTVSTLTLAEPLAATLLGLFVLHEQLTPDRRSRPDAHRGGPRRGVGSAAAA from the coding sequence ATGCTTCCCGCCCTCGCCGTGCTCGCCGCGGCCCTGTGCTTCTCCACGACGGGCACCGCGCAGGCCCTTGCGGGCGTCGACGCCTCGCCCCTCGCCGTCGGCGCCGCGCGGATCGTGGTGGGCGGCGGCATCCTGGGTCTCCTCGCCCTGGCGAGGCAGACGCGTGCTCCCGCGCGCACGACGACGAGCGCCTCTCCCGCCGTCCTGGTCGCCGTCGGAGCGATCGGCGTGCTCGCCTATCAACCGCTCTTCTTCCTGGGCACGCGCGAGAACGGCGTCGCCATCGGAACCGTGGTGGCCCTCGGGTCGGCCCCGATCGCGACGGGGATCGTGGATGCCGTGCGGCTTCGCCGCGCACCCTCGACGCGCTGGATGCTCGCCACCGCCATCGCCCTCACCGGCGTCGTGCTGGTGTCGGGGGTGACCGGCGGGTCGATCGCCCTGGGCCCTGGCGGGCTGCTCGCCTCCGCGGGGGCCGGGATGTCGTACGCCCTCTATACGGTGTGCGGGAAGGCGCTGATCGAGAGGGGGTGGGACTCCACGCGGGTCATGGGCACCGTCTTCGGCGTGGCCGCCGTCGCCAGCGTGCCGGTGCTGGTGATCGCCGGGTCGTCGTGGCTCTTCACACCGAACGGCCTCGGCCTCGCCCTCTGGCTCGGCCTGGTGACGACGACGGTCGCGTACCTGCTGTTCGGCTGGGGCCTGGCGCGACTGACGGCCGTGACGGTCTCGACGCTGACTCTCGCCGAACCGCTCGCCGCGACGCTGCTCGGCCTGTTCGTGCTGCACGAGCAGCTCACCCCCGACCGGCGCTCTCGGCCTGACGCTCATCGCGGTGGGCCTCGCCGTGGTGTCGGCTCCGCCGCGGCGGCGTGA
- a CDS encoding GntR family transcriptional regulator: MPRPARDAGPTRGGAHGLGTDELRDAGPTRGGAHDPGTNERRDASGRATEAAAAPRPAAPTGPRAADLVADAVRTGILSGELAPGTPLREEELSAIHGVSRHTARTALATLTAERLATAEPYRGVRVALLDDDALVALQQLRCALETEALRIVREVGIHPPGVDAALDDLAAAETAGDWPATLAAHARVHLALVEAAGSPRIAEEYRRLDSEMHLLLTHVRPAYAPGSLTAEHRAYVAAALADPERAVRAHLEHSTRAIIDGRRSATRRHMPSPLETLGAPARRRG; this comes from the coding sequence ATGCCACGGCCCGCGCGTGACGCCGGACCCACCCGCGGCGGGGCCCACGGCCTCGGCACGGACGAGCTCCGCGACGCCGGACCCACCCGCGGCGGGGCCCACGACCCCGGCACGAACGAGCGCCGCGACGCCTCCGGCCGCGCGACGGAGGCTGCCGCCGCTCCCCGCCCGGCCGCACCGACAGGGCCACGCGCCGCAGACCTGGTCGCCGACGCCGTGCGCACCGGCATCCTGTCGGGTGAGCTCGCCCCGGGCACGCCCCTGCGCGAAGAGGAGTTGAGCGCGATTCACGGCGTCTCGCGACACACGGCGCGCACGGCACTCGCGACACTCACCGCCGAGCGCCTCGCCACGGCTGAGCCCTACCGTGGGGTGCGGGTCGCGCTGCTCGACGACGATGCCCTCGTCGCGTTGCAGCAGTTGCGGTGCGCCCTCGAGACCGAGGCGCTGCGCATCGTGCGGGAGGTCGGCATCCATCCCCCCGGTGTCGACGCAGCGCTCGACGACCTCGCCGCGGCCGAGACGGCGGGCGACTGGCCGGCCACGCTGGCCGCGCACGCCCGCGTGCACCTCGCACTCGTCGAGGCGGCCGGATCGCCGCGCATCGCCGAGGAGTACCGCCGGCTCGATTCGGAGATGCACCTGCTGCTGACGCACGTGCGGCCTGCGTACGCGCCCGGCTCCCTCACCGCCGAGCATCGCGCGTACGTCGCGGCGGCGTTGGCAGACCCCGAGCGGGCCGTCCGTGCCCACCTCGAGCACTCGACGCGCGCCATCATCGACGGACGCCGGTCCGCCACACGACGACATATGCCGTCACCTCTCGAAACGCTCGGTGCTCCGGCGCGGCGGAGGGGTTAG
- a CDS encoding metalloregulator ArsR/SmtB family transcription factor, which produces MSDAASDIFAALAHPTRRQILQDLKDGEMAAGEIAARFDASGPTISRHLGVLRQAGLVTERRDANRILYSLVGERLALSVGDFLSTVCPEQIVLREVRKRRPAARGKSAPVES; this is translated from the coding sequence ATGAGCGACGCGGCATCCGACATCTTCGCCGCCCTGGCGCACCCGACGCGACGCCAGATCCTGCAAGACCTCAAGGATGGCGAGATGGCGGCCGGCGAGATCGCCGCGCGGTTCGACGCCAGCGGCCCGACGATCTCGCGTCATCTCGGAGTGCTCCGCCAGGCGGGACTCGTGACCGAGCGTCGGGATGCCAATCGCATCCTGTACTCGCTGGTGGGGGAGCGCCTCGCGCTCTCGGTCGGGGACTTCTTGTCGACGGTCTGCCCCGAGCAGATCGTGCTGCGCGAGGTGCGCAAGCGACGGCCCGCGGCTCGAGGCAAGAGCGCGCCGGTCGAGTCGTAG
- a CDS encoding DUF2071 domain-containing protein, with the protein MTTELDRTVRATGAPRTPRMAAVITRRALVNYRVDPGIAQSLLPDGLHPQLINGSAVAGVCLIRLDSFRPAAIRPAIGLASRSTAHRIAVEWENATGRHTGVYIPRRHSASRLARAAGGRVFPGLYARASVTFRDTDGKIHARVDAEDLRVRMNARRGPGVAFHSELFTTLEESSEFFRKDPVGWSPSRSGALEGLRLDTDAWRVDPLEVTDLASSFFDALPRGSAVFDHAFLMRDVPARWSSPAEPSPVA; encoded by the coding sequence ATGACAACGGAACTCGACCGCACGGTCCGGGCAACGGGCGCACCTCGAACGCCGCGGATGGCCGCCGTCATCACTCGCCGCGCACTCGTGAACTATCGAGTGGATCCCGGGATCGCGCAGAGCCTTCTGCCCGACGGGCTGCACCCTCAACTGATCAATGGCAGCGCGGTGGCGGGCGTCTGCCTCATCCGGCTCGACTCCTTCCGCCCGGCAGCGATTCGCCCGGCCATCGGCCTCGCCAGCCGAAGCACCGCACACCGCATCGCGGTGGAATGGGAGAACGCGACGGGGCGGCACACGGGGGTCTACATCCCGCGTCGCCACAGTGCCTCGCGACTTGCCCGGGCGGCCGGCGGGCGGGTCTTCCCCGGCCTGTATGCGCGCGCCTCCGTCACCTTCCGCGACACCGACGGCAAGATCCACGCCCGCGTCGACGCTGAAGATCTCCGCGTGCGGATGAATGCTCGCCGCGGCCCCGGAGTCGCCTTCCACAGCGAGCTGTTCACCACCCTCGAGGAGTCCTCGGAGTTCTTCCGGAAAGACCCCGTGGGATGGTCGCCATCCCGGTCGGGGGCACTCGAGGGCCTGCGCCTCGACACCGACGCCTGGCGCGTCGACCCGCTCGAGGTCACCGACCTGGCGTCGTCGTTCTTCGACGCCCTGCCCCGAGGCTCCGCCGTCTTCGACCACGCGTTCCTCATGCGCGACGTGCCGGCGCGATGGAGCAGCCCCGCGGAGCCGTCGCCCGTCGCGTGA
- a CDS encoding RNA-binding S4 domain-containing protein, protein MASPAPQDVSVGSEMIRLGSFMKYAGMLDSGGDVKEAIIDGYVEVNGEIDRRRGRQLQVGDVVTFEGRSFRVQA, encoded by the coding sequence ATGGCCTCCCCCGCACCTCAGGACGTCTCGGTCGGCAGCGAGATGATCCGCCTCGGCTCGTTCATGAAGTACGCCGGCATGCTCGACTCCGGCGGCGACGTGAAAGAGGCGATCATCGACGGCTACGTCGAGGTCAACGGCGAGATCGATCGCCGCCGCGGTCGGCAGCTGCAGGTCGGCGACGTCGTGACGTTCGAGGGGCGCTCCTTCCGCGTTCAGGCCTGA
- a CDS encoding MFS transporter produces MTDTPLTAERGTAANRMRTVRHWQVRIFAITWIAYAAFYVTRQAMSAAKLGILDDPTASEFLTREMLGNLDAAYLIAYAVGQFVWGSIADRWGARVVIIGGLISSAAAALLMGVVPALVLFLPLVIVQGLAQSSGWGPLLKNVSQFFSPATRGRVIGFWSTTYVFGGLVGAPLAGWFAYSVFDSWRAAFIAAALIVAAVAVLFAIFQRNAPEDAGLVRESAVDTTGDAVPAPRRTRSTFQALRDALRNRDVVRLGAVYFLLKPARYAILLWGPIIAVERIPDLDFLSAIVLPVTFGVAGLAAPIVAGWVSDTLFGARRAPVAVIALVVTAACLALFYPLTATGSVWGLALMFAALGFALYSADSVVSAVAAVDFGTDDSAAASIGFVNGAGAVGAVLGGLLPGYFEGSTLFLVFGGATVVAALILAPSWNRMPSEPIDEKIVAAEGVAR; encoded by the coding sequence ATGACCGACACGCCCTTGACGGCTGAGAGAGGAACGGCGGCGAACCGCATGCGCACCGTTCGGCACTGGCAGGTGCGCATCTTCGCGATCACCTGGATCGCCTACGCCGCGTTCTACGTGACCCGACAGGCGATGTCGGCAGCGAAGCTCGGCATCCTGGACGACCCGACGGCCAGTGAGTTCCTCACCCGAGAGATGCTGGGCAACCTCGACGCCGCCTACCTCATCGCCTACGCCGTGGGGCAGTTCGTGTGGGGGAGCATCGCCGACCGGTGGGGCGCACGTGTCGTGATCATCGGCGGTCTGATCAGCTCGGCCGCCGCGGCTCTGCTGATGGGCGTCGTGCCGGCGCTCGTGCTCTTCCTGCCACTGGTGATCGTCCAGGGCCTCGCGCAGTCGTCAGGGTGGGGACCCCTGCTGAAGAACGTGTCGCAGTTCTTCTCCCCCGCCACGCGCGGGCGCGTCATCGGGTTCTGGTCGACGACGTATGTCTTCGGCGGACTCGTCGGCGCACCCCTGGCCGGGTGGTTCGCGTACTCCGTGTTCGACTCGTGGCGGGCCGCCTTCATCGCGGCGGCGCTCATCGTGGCGGCGGTCGCCGTGCTGTTCGCGATCTTCCAGCGCAACGCCCCCGAGGACGCCGGGCTCGTTCGTGAAAGCGCCGTGGACACCACCGGCGACGCGGTCCCCGCTCCCCGGCGCACCCGCTCCACTTTCCAGGCTCTTCGCGACGCTCTGCGCAACCGCGACGTCGTGCGCCTCGGGGCGGTGTACTTCCTCCTCAAGCCCGCCCGATACGCGATCCTGCTGTGGGGCCCGATCATCGCGGTCGAACGCATCCCCGATCTCGACTTCCTGTCGGCCATCGTGCTGCCGGTCACGTTCGGCGTCGCCGGACTCGCCGCTCCCATCGTGGCCGGGTGGGTCTCCGACACCCTCTTCGGCGCGCGACGCGCTCCGGTGGCCGTCATCGCCCTCGTGGTCACCGCCGCCTGCTTGGCTCTGTTCTACCCGCTCACGGCCACGGGATCGGTGTGGGGTCTGGCACTGATGTTCGCCGCTCTCGGTTTCGCCCTGTACAGCGCCGACTCGGTCGTGTCCGCGGTCGCTGCGGTCGACTTCGGCACCGACGACTCCGCCGCGGCATCCATCGGCTTCGTCAACGGCGCCGGCGCCGTGGGAGCCGTGCTCGGGGGCCTGCTCCCCGGCTACTTCGAAGGGTCGACGCTGTTCCTCGTGTTCGGCGGCGCGACGGTGGTCGCCGCGCTCATCCTGGCGCCGAGCTGGAACCGGATGCCGTCCGAGCCGATCGACGAGAAGATCGTCGCTGCCGAGGGGGTGGCGCGATGA
- a CDS encoding aspartate aminotransferase family protein, with protein MSGSSIMEANSFRGFAADGDETDLQRLIGRRQRVLGGAYRLFYREPVHLVRGEGARLWDAEGREYIDMYNNVASLGHCHPAVVAAVTEQMSRLNTHTRYVHETIVDYTERLLETFPAHIDRAMYMCTGSEANDLAIRVARQYTGHRGIIVTAEAYHGTSDLTSGASPALGSGQPLAPEVRTVAAPDTYREGDAAGARFAADVRAAIADLDEHGYGVAGLLVDSILSSDGVLPGPRGMLSDAAAAVRAGGGVVIADEVQPGFGRTGETFWGFDRHRLDPEIVTLGKPMGNGMPVSGLVARGDVLAAFSDHLPYFNTFGGNPVSMAAASAVLRTLQEERLMQHSARVGEELLERLSMLALTHPLVGDVRGAGLFIGFELVSDRDTKEPATVAALRVLEELRRRGVLTSVAGPHGNVLKLRPPLAFQSSDIDPVIDALDEALSVVEH; from the coding sequence ATGAGCGGCTCCAGCATCATGGAGGCCAACAGCTTCCGCGGGTTCGCCGCCGACGGCGACGAGACCGACCTGCAGCGGCTCATCGGCCGGCGTCAGCGCGTGCTGGGCGGGGCGTACCGCCTGTTCTACCGCGAGCCCGTGCACCTCGTGCGCGGTGAGGGTGCGCGCCTGTGGGACGCGGAGGGCCGCGAGTACATCGACATGTACAACAACGTCGCGAGCCTCGGCCACTGCCACCCGGCCGTCGTCGCCGCGGTCACCGAGCAGATGTCCCGCTTGAACACGCACACCCGCTACGTGCACGAGACCATCGTGGACTACACCGAACGCCTGTTGGAGACGTTCCCCGCGCACATCGATCGGGCGATGTACATGTGCACGGGCTCGGAGGCGAACGACCTGGCGATCCGCGTCGCGCGGCAGTACACCGGCCACCGCGGCATCATCGTCACAGCCGAGGCGTACCACGGCACGAGCGACCTGACCAGTGGAGCATCGCCGGCCCTCGGATCGGGCCAGCCCCTCGCCCCGGAGGTGCGAACGGTCGCCGCCCCCGACACCTACCGGGAGGGGGATGCCGCGGGTGCGAGGTTCGCCGCCGACGTGCGCGCCGCGATCGCCGACCTCGACGAGCACGGATACGGTGTCGCCGGCCTGCTGGTGGACTCGATCCTCTCCTCCGACGGGGTGCTCCCCGGGCCGCGGGGCATGCTCTCCGACGCGGCGGCTGCGGTTCGGGCGGGCGGCGGCGTGGTGATCGCCGACGAGGTGCAGCCCGGCTTCGGACGCACCGGCGAGACGTTCTGGGGGTTCGACCGTCATCGTCTGGACCCCGAGATCGTCACGCTCGGCAAGCCCATGGGCAACGGGATGCCGGTCTCGGGCCTCGTCGCCCGGGGCGACGTGCTCGCCGCCTTCAGCGACCACCTGCCGTACTTCAACACGTTCGGCGGCAACCCCGTATCGATGGCCGCGGCATCTGCGGTGCTGCGCACGCTGCAGGAGGAGCGCCTGATGCAGCACAGCGCTCGCGTCGGCGAGGAGCTCCTCGAGCGCCTGTCGATGCTGGCGCTGACGCACCCGCTCGTCGGCGACGTGCGCGGGGCGGGACTGTTCATCGGTTTCGAGCTCGTCAGCGATCGCGACACCAAGGAGCCCGCGACCGTGGCGGCACTGCGGGTCCTCGAGGAATTGCGCCGACGGGGCGTGCTGACCTCCGTCGCCGGGCCCCACGGCAATGTCTTGAAGTTGCGACCCCCGCTGGCCTTCCAGTCCTCCGACATCGATCCGGTCATCGACGCGTTGGACGAGGCCCTGTCGGTGGTCGAACATTGA
- a CDS encoding GntR family transcriptional regulator, whose amino-acid sequence MTTGSAGEVAQQRLREWMTANAFLPGERLGSERGLAERFGVSRAALRWALDRLEAGNEVRRAMGRTGGVFADDGKLQRQVNTTLGVPAIARQQGYDVTTTVRGCDVVKASPAQARALRLDPGSPVVRIRRLRSVKGMSWSLDESVLPAARFPGVERADLSGSLYALLRDAFSLRIGRTEETVEGVSADAEQADALDVDRGASLLMLRRIAWDDAGMPFEWALDAFRADRTRLQLAPLPANWKRHGDA is encoded by the coding sequence ATGACGACGGGCTCGGCCGGGGAGGTCGCGCAGCAGCGACTGCGTGAATGGATGACGGCCAACGCGTTCCTCCCCGGCGAGCGCCTCGGGAGCGAGCGTGGCCTCGCGGAGCGGTTCGGCGTCAGCCGGGCCGCTCTGCGCTGGGCCCTGGACCGTCTCGAAGCGGGCAACGAGGTGCGTCGCGCGATGGGCCGCACCGGCGGCGTCTTCGCCGACGACGGCAAGCTGCAGCGGCAGGTCAACACGACCCTGGGCGTGCCGGCGATCGCGCGTCAGCAGGGGTACGACGTCACGACCACGGTCCGGGGGTGCGACGTCGTCAAGGCCAGCCCCGCGCAGGCCCGCGCTCTGCGCCTGGACCCGGGCTCACCCGTCGTGCGGATCCGGCGACTGCGCAGCGTGAAGGGCATGAGCTGGTCGCTCGACGAATCGGTACTCCCGGCCGCGCGCTTCCCCGGTGTCGAACGCGCGGATCTGTCGGGCTCGCTGTACGCCCTGCTGCGCGATGCCTTCTCTCTGCGCATCGGCAGGACGGAGGAGACGGTGGAAGGTGTCTCAGCGGATGCCGAGCAGGCCGATGCGCTGGACGTCGATCGGGGCGCGTCGCTTCTCATGCTCCGCCGCATCGCCTGGGACGACGCGGGGATGCCGTTCGAGTGGGCGCTCGACGCCTTCCGTGCCGATCGCACCCGCCTGCAGCTCGCGCCGTTGCCCGCCAACTGGAAACGTCACGGGGACGCCTGA
- a CDS encoding ArsR/SmtB family transcription factor, giving the protein MDKIAGLDEAAELFKVLGNEARLALVWLLSREPLTVGALAEEAGLSQPLVSQHLRTLRQAGLVSSEREGKEIRYSLADQHVSHVVLDAIAHVQEPNDQGNEE; this is encoded by the coding sequence GTGGACAAGATCGCCGGGCTCGACGAGGCCGCGGAGCTGTTCAAGGTTCTCGGCAACGAAGCGCGTCTCGCGCTCGTCTGGCTGCTGAGCCGCGAACCGCTGACCGTCGGTGCGCTCGCCGAGGAGGCCGGTCTGTCGCAGCCGTTGGTGTCACAGCACCTGCGGACGTTGCGGCAGGCGGGCCTGGTGAGCTCGGAGCGCGAGGGCAAGGAGATCCGATACTCCCTCGCCGACCAGCACGTCTCGCACGTCGTGCTCGATGCGATCGCCCACGTTCAAGAACCGAACGACCAGGGGAACGAAGAATGA
- the ykgO gene encoding type B 50S ribosomal protein L36 encodes MKVRASIKSLKKQPGAQVVRRRGKIFVINKLNPRFKGRQG; translated from the coding sequence GTGAAGGTTCGCGCATCGATCAAGTCCCTCAAGAAGCAGCCCGGCGCGCAGGTGGTGCGTCGCCGCGGCAAGATCTTCGTCATCAACAAGCTCAACCCCCGCTTCAAGGGGCGTCAGGGGTGA
- a CDS encoding GTP-binding protein: MTRTTAIMGVCAPERRSYAERTAAALGRPLHLLRFADLRTSHALPHPRPRTAEDNAVVDFGNDVDLIHALAARGGAEVEAVCVVDARHMIGDLLDDAPLVASARAGDTRGDVGARARQAALALELATRIVWINWDLVPTAALAVQMALASHLNPTAVVRLSRDPLSDLQSPAEHDGEILERAGWVRALNGEHDPYMRDNRVMTLRYEQVRPFHPGRLSTALDRLDAGAAGRLVRSAGFCRLASRPGILARWEHVGSAMWIEPLGADDGRMGLGQEIAFTGLDLSAPKLAHVLDEAALTDDELAAGPASWLAFDDPLPAWPAVESSIPDATD, encoded by the coding sequence ATGACTCGCACGACCGCCATCATGGGCGTCTGCGCCCCCGAGCGCCGTTCCTACGCCGAGCGCACCGCTGCGGCTCTCGGCCGCCCACTGCACCTGCTGCGCTTCGCCGACCTGCGCACCTCGCACGCCCTGCCCCACCCCCGTCCCCGCACCGCGGAGGATAACGCCGTCGTCGACTTCGGGAACGACGTCGATCTCATCCACGCTCTCGCCGCCCGCGGGGGCGCCGAGGTCGAAGCGGTGTGCGTGGTCGACGCCCGGCACATGATCGGCGACCTGCTCGACGACGCCCCGCTCGTGGCATCCGCCCGCGCCGGAGACACCCGCGGCGACGTCGGCGCACGCGCCCGGCAGGCCGCGCTGGCGCTGGAGCTGGCAACGCGAATCGTCTGGATCAACTGGGATCTCGTGCCCACGGCGGCCCTCGCCGTGCAGATGGCGCTCGCGTCGCACCTCAACCCCACGGCGGTCGTGCGCCTGTCGCGCGACCCGCTCAGCGACCTGCAATCACCGGCGGAGCACGACGGCGAGATCCTCGAGCGCGCCGGGTGGGTGCGCGCGCTCAACGGCGAGCACGACCCGTACATGCGTGACAACCGCGTCATGACCCTGCGGTACGAGCAGGTGCGCCCCTTCCACCCCGGGCGCCTGTCGACCGCGCTCGACCGCCTCGACGCCGGCGCCGCCGGCCGCCTGGTCCGCTCCGCCGGGTTCTGCCGGCTGGCGTCTCGTCCCGGCATCCTCGCCCGCTGGGAGCACGTCGGTTCCGCGATGTGGATCGAACCCCTCGGCGCCGACGACGGCCGCATGGGGCTGGGCCAGGAGATCGCCTTCACCGGGCTCGACCTGTCGGCCCCGAAGCTCGCGCACGTGCTCGATGAGGCCGCCCTCACCGACGACGAGCTCGCCGCCGGGCCCGCCTCCTGGCTCGCCTTCGACGACCCGCTGCCGGCGTGGCCCGCGGTGGAGTCGTCGATCCCGGATGCCACGGACTGA
- a CDS encoding DUF72 domain-containing protein, translated as MSSSRSSPELDAWAERIRGWLDGSSAPDGMPRDTYVYFDNDARGRAPWDAVSLAERLR; from the coding sequence ATGAGTTCCTCGCGCAGCTCCCCAGAGCTCGACGCGTGGGCCGAACGCATCCGCGGCTGGCTCGACGGCTCATCCGCCCCGGACGGCATGCCGCGCGACACCTACGTCTACTTCGACAACGACGCCCGCGGCCGGGCGCCGTGGGACGCGGTGTCGCTCGCCGAGCGTCTGCGCTGA
- a CDS encoding NAD(P)/FAD-dependent oxidoreductase encodes MTVDVTVVGGGISGLACARAVQDAGRSVRVLDRGRRVGGRLSSRTIDGRPVDLGASYIVVGEADGFGHVVAEWEERELARPWTDTFQVIDPDGGQTSKPGPMRWAAPLGLRTLALDLAEGLDVSSERVVERVAPHEVDGEEAGEVVLAMPAPQAARLTGDAPGGSQEWEPVIAVVLRWDERQWDADLHGAFADGDADVSFLADDGDRRGDGAPVLVVHTTADRARRHLDDPDAAIAPVLAATRRLLRIDVEPVAVHAHRWTFARPAGTTGEPFFRSPGLSACGDAWGDSAAVRTAWASGDALGRALAAS; translated from the coding sequence ATGACGGTGGACGTGACGGTGGTCGGCGGCGGCATCTCGGGGCTCGCGTGCGCGCGGGCCGTTCAGGATGCCGGGCGCTCGGTGCGGGTGCTCGATCGCGGGCGCCGCGTGGGCGGGCGGCTGTCGAGTCGCACCATCGACGGGCGTCCGGTCGATCTCGGCGCGTCCTACATCGTGGTCGGTGAGGCCGACGGATTCGGGCACGTCGTCGCGGAGTGGGAGGAGCGCGAGCTCGCCCGACCCTGGACCGACACGTTCCAGGTCATCGACCCCGATGGCGGACAGACCTCCAAGCCCGGGCCGATGCGGTGGGCCGCGCCCCTCGGGCTCCGCACGCTCGCGCTGGATCTCGCCGAGGGGCTCGACGTGTCGTCCGAGCGCGTCGTCGAGCGCGTGGCGCCGCACGAGGTCGACGGTGAGGAGGCGGGTGAGGTCGTGCTCGCGATGCCCGCGCCCCAGGCCGCACGCCTCACCGGCGACGCCCCCGGCGGGTCGCAGGAGTGGGAGCCGGTGATCGCGGTCGTCCTGCGATGGGACGAACGGCAGTGGGATGCCGATCTGCACGGCGCGTTCGCCGACGGCGACGCCGACGTGTCGTTCCTCGCCGACGACGGAGACCGCCGGGGCGACGGAGCGCCCGTGCTCGTCGTGCACACCACCGCCGACCGCGCGCGCCGGCACCTCGACGACCCCGACGCGGCGATCGCGCCCGTGCTGGCCGCGACGCGGCGCCTGCTGCGCATCGACGTCGAGCCGGTCGCCGTCCACGCGCACCGCTGGACGTTCGCCCGCCCGGCGGGCACGACGGGGGAGCCGTTCTTCCGCTCCCCGGGGCTGTCGGCCTGCGGCGACGCCTGGGGCGACAGCGCCGCGGTGCGCACCGCCTGGGCGTCGGGCGACGCGCTGGGGCGGGCGCTCGCGGCATCCTAG
- a CDS encoding glycerophosphodiester phosphodiesterase family protein → MPLVIGHRGAPGSLPEHSRSSYERAISAGVDAVEPDVVPSRDGVLVVRHENEIAATTDISMKAEFAERRTTKLVEGEWVTGWFTEDFTWEELRTLRCRERLPALRRESATHDDTEPILRLRDVLDLARASGVGVILEIKHAASFARLGFDMAALVAAELREAGWTNAAELLIIESFEPGVLARLRERGIRVPLVQLVEAAGAPWDLREHDGAEAATYASMLTPAGLDALAAEVEGISVDKELLLAPDRAAPLVAAAHERGLRVFAWTCRPENAFLLPAHRLPGGDGAFGDWPREWALLRAAELDGVFVDHPDLGVEFFRD, encoded by the coding sequence ATGCCCCTCGTCATCGGTCATCGTGGAGCGCCCGGCTCTCTGCCGGAGCACTCGCGCAGCTCCTACGAGCGCGCGATCTCGGCGGGCGTGGATGCCGTCGAGCCCGACGTCGTCCCCTCGCGCGACGGCGTCCTGGTGGTGCGGCACGAGAACGAGATCGCCGCCACCACCGACATATCGATGAAGGCCGAGTTCGCCGAGCGCCGCACGACGAAGCTCGTCGAGGGAGAGTGGGTGACGGGATGGTTCACCGAGGACTTCACCTGGGAGGAGTTGCGCACCCTCCGGTGTCGGGAGCGTCTTCCGGCCCTCCGTCGTGAGAGCGCGACGCACGACGACACCGAGCCGATCCTGCGCCTGCGCGACGTGCTTGACCTGGCGCGCGCGAGCGGCGTCGGGGTGATCCTGGAGATCAAGCACGCGGCATCCTTCGCCCGGCTCGGGTTCGACATGGCCGCGCTGGTCGCGGCGGAGCTGCGGGAGGCGGGATGGACGAATGCCGCCGAGCTGCTCATCATCGAGTCGTTCGAGCCCGGGGTGCTCGCACGGCTGCGGGAGCGTGGCATCCGGGTTCCGCTCGTGCAGCTCGTGGAGGCGGCCGGGGCGCCGTGGGATCTGCGTGAACACGACGGGGCGGAGGCGGCGACGTACGCGTCCATGCTGACCCCCGCGGGCCTCGACGCGCTCGCCGCCGAGGTCGAGGGGATCAGCGTCGACAAGGAGCTCCTGCTGGCACCCGACCGGGCGGCGCCCCTCGTCGCCGCGGCGCACGAGCGCGGGCTGCGGGTCTTCGCGTGGACGTGTCGGCCGGAGAACGCTTTCCTCCTCCCCGCTCATCGTCTGCCCGGCGGCGACGGCGCATTCGGCGACTGGCCGCGGGAGTGGGCCCTGCTGCGCGCGGCCGAGCTGGACGGCGTCTTCGTCGACCACCCGGATCTGGGCGTCGAGTTCTTCCGGGACTGA